CCTATGGCAACACCGATAACCATACCTAATACGAGTGCTTCTTCTGTAACAAGCTTCATCACACTTAGTGTTATTGCCCAAATAATAAAGAAAATGAGCGGGAGGGTAGAAGTGAACGATCCTCCGTAAAATTCTAGATGCTTAATTTCTTTTTGTCCGACAGCTTCTGATGCTTCTTTTTGTTGTTGTTTTTCTTGATCGTCCATAAGTTACCTCCTGGCTAATAGTAAATATCTCTTTTGATTAAACAGATACGTTATATTGTAGATTGTTAACCATAGCATTTCAACAAAGAAAAACTTTATTGTTTTCTAGCCACGCCTGATGATTTGGCAGCCTCTATGACAGCATCCCGAATTGCTGGTACTATATTTTCATTAAATACACTAGGGATAATATAATCTTCATTTAACTCTTCCGTATCGATGGTAGAGGCAATGGCTTTTGCTGCGGCTAGTTTCATGTCTTCGTTGATATCGGAAGCCCTACAGTCCAAGGCCCCTCGGAAGATACCGGGAAAACATAGCACGTTGTTTACTTGATTCGGATAATCGGAACGACCCGTTGCCATCACTTTGGCATAAGGTTTCGCTTCGTCTGGTGTAATTTCAGGGTGAGGATTGGCTAATGCAAAAACAATTGGATCTTTTGCCATCTGTTTCACATCGTTTTGAGTTAAGATACCTGGAGCGGAGACACCAATAAATACATCTGCTTTATGAATGACATCATACAATTCCCCTGTTTCATCATGGGGATTCGTTTTTTGGGCTATGGAATTCCAGCTCTCATTGTTATAGGTTTGTTTTCTTGTGAGAGCTCCTTCAATATCTACCCCAATTACATTCTTCCCTCCAGCTTTTAATACCATATTTGTAATGGCAATCCCCGCCGCGCCTATCCCACAAATAACGATTTTGCACTCTTCCATCTTTTTATCGACAAGCTTTAATGCATTTAATAGGCCTGCAAGTGCAACAATCGCTGTACCATGCTGGTCATCATGAAATACCGGAATATTTAATTCCTTTTTCAATTGCTGTTCTATATCAAAACATTGAGGAGAGGCGATGTCCTCTAGATTAATCCCCCCAAATGATGGACTTAAGGCTTTGATTAATTTGATGGTGTCCTCGGCAGATTGGGGTTCTATACATATAGGAAAAGCATCTACATTTGCAAATTGCTTAAATAGCATCGCTTTTCCTTCCATGACTGGCATAGCAGCTTCGGGTTTAATATTTCCAAGTCCTAATACTGCCGTTCCGTCAGAAATGACAGCCACACTATTCTTTTTGATAGTGAATTGGTAAGCTAAGTCAGGGTCTTCATC
Above is a genomic segment from Pontibacillus yanchengensis containing:
- a CDS encoding NAD-dependent malic enzyme, with the translated sequence MSKATMSIILRLEMIKEKTSFGEIATIVSNAGGDIVAIDVIKEEKSTTVRDISINVNDETKQQRIIHSLEQLPGVTIKHTSDRTFLIHSGGKIHVKSKVEVDNREEMSRVYTPEVARVCEAIDEDPDLAYQFTIKKNSVAVISDGTAVLGLGNIKPEAAMPVMEGKAMLFKQFANVDAFPICIEPQSAEDTIKLIKALSPSFGGINLEDIASPQCFDIEQQLKKELNIPVFHDDQHGTAIVALAGLLNALKLVDKKMEECKIVICGIGAAGIAITNMVLKAGGKNVIGVDIEGALTRKQTYNNESWNSIAQKTNPHDETGELYDVIHKADVFIGVSAPGILTQNDVKQMAKDPIVFALANPHPEITPDEAKPYAKVMATGRSDYPNQVNNVLCFPGIFRGALDCRASDINEDMKLAAAKAIASTIDTEELNEDYIIPSVFNENIVPAIRDAVIEAAKSSGVARKQ